The nucleotide sequence GGCCGGGGGGGCGCCGCCGAGGAGGGCGTCGATGTTCTCATCGGCGGTGGCGATCACGCCGATGAGGGCGCCGACGGGGGTCGTCGCCCCTTCGTCCACCAGGCGGCGGCGCAGGATGCCGTCGCCGCGGGCGACGAGCTCCATGATGGCCTTGTCCGTCTCGACCTCGGCCAGTGTCTCGCCGCTCTTGACGGCGTCACCCTCGCTCTTGATCCACTTGACGAGGCGTCCTTCCTCCATCGTGGGGGAGAGGGCCTCCATGAACACCTTGGTTGCCATGGGTCGGTGACGTTAGGCGGTGGGGAGGTACATCACCTGCTTGATGGCCGCGACGGTCTTGGCGACGTCGGGCTTGGCGGCGCGTTCCAGGTTCTTGGCGTACGGCATGGGGACGTCTTCCTGGTGGACGCGGAGGACGGGGGAGTCGAGGTCATCGAAGCAGTGGCGCTGGATGTAGTCCACCACCTGGGCGCCGACGCCGCAGACTTCCCACCCTTCCTCGAGGACGACGGCACGGTTGGTCTTTCGCACCGAGGTGGTGATGGCCTCGATGTCCATGGGGCGGATGGAGCGGAGGTCGACGACGTCGATGCGGATCCCTTCCTTGGCGAGGGCATCGGCGACCTGGAGGGCGACGAGGACCGACTTGCCGTGGGTGATGAGCGAGCAGTGGTCGCCCTCGCGCTTGAGGTCGGCCTTGCCGATGGGGACGATGTACTCCTCATCGGGGACCTCGCCCTTGGTGTTGTAGAGCATCTCGCCCTCGAGGACGATGACGGGGTTGTCATCGCGGATGGCGGCCTTGAGGAGCCCCTTGGCGTCGTACGGGGTGCCCGGGGCGACGACCTTGAGCCCCGGGATGTGGGCCAGCCACGATTCCCAGGCCTGCGAGTGCTGCGCCGCGAGCTGCAACGCTGCCCCGTTGGGGCCGCGGAAGACGATCGGCATCGGGTACTGCCCCCCCGACATGTAGAGCATCTTGGCGGCCGAGTTGACCACCTGGTCGAGGGCCAGGAGGGCGAAGTTCCAGGTCATGAACTCGATGATGGGGCGCAGCCCCGCCATGGCGGCGCCGACGCCGACCCCGGCGAAGCCGAGCTCGGTGATCGGGGTGTCGACGACGCGCATCTCGCCGAACTCCTGCAACAGTCCCTTGGACACCTTGTAGGCCCCCTGGTACACCGCCACTTCCTCCCCCATGAGGAAGACGCGGTCGTCGCGCTGCATCTCCTCGCGGAGGGCGTGGTTGAGGGCGTCGCGATAGGTAATTACCGGCATGACGAGACGGGAGACGGGAGACGGGAGGCGGGAGTGTCGACACGCCGAACGGCGCGTCGACGGTTGGCGAGTGACGGGAGCGTTCCGACGATTCTCATGTCGTCGTCTCCACCAGGACGTCTTCCCAGAGGCTCTCGAGCGCGGGCTCGGGGCTGGCGTCGGCGAAGTCCCAGCTGTCCTGGACGATCGCCTTGACCTCGTCGTCGAGCTTCGCCATGCCGGCGTCGTCGATCTCGCCCAGCTCCTCCATGTGCGCGCGCAGGACGTTGATGGGGTCGCGCTTCATGTACTCCTCCAGCTCCTGCTTGGTGCGGTAGGTCCCGCTGACCGCGTCGGACATGGAGTGCCCCATGAAGCGGTAGGTGCGCACCTCGAGCAGGGTGGGGAGCGACTGGGTGCGGGCGCGGTGCACGGCCTCGGCCACGGCGGTGCGGACGGCGAAGACGTCCTGGCCGTCGACGTGCGCCCGTGGCATGTCGTACGCCGCGCCGCGCTGGTAGATGTCGTGAATGGCCGAGGCGCGCTCGAGCGCGGTCCCCATGCCGTAGCGGTTGTTCTCGATGATGAACACCACCGGGAGCTTCCACAGCCCCGCCATGTTCAGCGCCTCGTGGAAGGCGCCGGTGTTGACCACCGATTCCCCCATGAAGCACAGGATGACCTGGTCGGTCCCGCGGTACTTGATGGCGAAGCCGACGCCGGTGGCGATGGGGACGTGCCCGCCGACGATCCCGTGCCCGCCCAGGAAGTTCGTGTTGCGGTCGAAGAGGTGCATGGAGCCCCCCTTGCCGCGGGCGCAGCCGTCGCTGCGGCCGAAGAGCTCGGCCATGATGGCGCGCGCCGAGATGCCGCGGGCGAGCGCCTGGCCGTGGTCCCGGTAGGTGGTGATGACGTAGTCGTCGTCGCGCAGCACCGAGATGGCGCCGGTGCCGCACGCCTCCTGCCCGATGTACAGGTGGCAGAAGCCACCGATCTTGCCTAACGCATAGGCCTCGGCGCAGCGCTCCTCGAAGCGGCGCTGGAGGAGCATGGAGTGGAGGAGGGCCGCGCGCGTGGGCGCATCGGTCTCGCCGAACGTCGGTTCGGCCTTGGGCTCGGTCTTCTTTTTCGCCATGGTCGAGTGGGCGGGGGCCGGTGAAGGGCGCCGGTGATAACCGTGGCGCACGCTCTGGCGCGCTCGGGGTGAGGACTGTGGGGTGGCCGCGGGCCCCCTATCGAGGCCCGGATCCCGGGGAATGCGGGACGTGCGGGTGCTGCTCCACGCCGCGGGGCGCTGGGGCCCCGCGGCGCGGAAACTAAACGCCTGCTGCCTGGACCTGCTCCCAGGCGTGATAGCTGGACCGGACCAGCGGGCCCGCTTCCACGTGGCGGAAGCCCAGCCCCATCCCGATGGTGCGCAGCTCGCGGAACTCCTCGGGGGTGTAGTAGCGGTCCAGCGGGAGGTGCCCGTCCGAGGGGCGGAGGTACTGCCCCAGCGTCAGGATGTCGACGTCGACGGCGCGCAGGTCGCGCATGACGGCGACGAGCTCCTCCTTGGTCTCGCCGAGGCCCACGATGATCCCGGACTTGGTGGGGATCTGCGGCGCCACCTGCTTGGCGAAGCGGAAGATCTGCATCACCCGCTCGTAGCGCCCACCGGGGCGGGCGCGCTTGTAGAGGCGCGGCACCGTCTCGGTGTTGTGGTTGTAGATCTCGGGCCCCGCCTCCAGGACGGTGCGAATGGCATCCTCGTCGCCCTGGAAGTCGGGGACCAGGACCTCGACCGAGCACCCCGGGAGGCGCTGGTGGATCTGCCGGATCGTCTCTGCGAAGATGTAGGCGCCGAAGTCCGGGAGGTCGTCGCGGTCGACCGAGGTGATGACCGCATGCTGCAGCTTCATCTGCGCGATCGCCGCCCCCACCCGGTTGGGTTCATCGAGGTCGTACTTGGGGGGGCGCCCATGCGACACGGCGCAGTAGCCGCAGTTCCGCGTGCAGACGTCGCCCAGGATCATGAAGGTGGCGGTGCCGTGCTGCCAGCACTCGCCGACGTTGGGGCAGTGAGCTTCCTCGCACACCGTGTGGAGGTCGAGCTCCTTCATGAGCCCCTTGAGCCGGGCGTAGTTCTCGCCGCCCGGCGCCTTCACCTTCAGCCACGACGGCTTGCGCTCCGGGAGCGGCTCGGCGCGATGGCGTCCCATGATCTGGTACAGCGTATCCGACATCTCTCGGCTTGGTATTCCGCAGGGCGTGGAGTGGGAGTCGGGTGACGCCCGTCCCCACGTCGCGAAG is from Gemmatimonadetes bacterium SCN 70-22 and encodes:
- a CDS encoding pyruvate dehydrogenase (acetyl-transferring) E1 component subunit alpha, whose translation is MAKKKTEPKAEPTFGETDAPTRAALLHSMLLQRRFEERCAEAYALGKIGGFCHLYIGQEACGTGAISVLRDDDYVITTYRDHGQALARGISARAIMAELFGRSDGCARGKGGSMHLFDRNTNFLGGHGIVGGHVPIATGVGFAIKYRGTDQVILCFMGESVVNTGAFHEALNMAGLWKLPVVFIIENNRYGMGTALERASAIHDIYQRGAAYDMPRAHVDGQDVFAVRTAVAEAVHRARTQSLPTLLEVRTYRFMGHSMSDAVSGTYRTKQELEEYMKRDPINVLRAHMEELGEIDDAGMAKLDDEVKAIVQDSWDFADASPEPALESLWEDVLVETTT
- a CDS encoding pyruvate dehydrogenase — protein: MPVITYRDALNHALREEMQRDDRVFLMGEEVAVYQGAYKVSKGLLQEFGEMRVVDTPITELGFAGVGVGAAMAGLRPIIEFMTWNFALLALDQVVNSAAKMLYMSGGQYPMPIVFRGPNGAALQLAAQHSQAWESWLAHIPGLKVVAPGTPYDAKGLLKAAIRDDNPVIVLEGEMLYNTKGEVPDEEYIVPIGKADLKREGDHCSLITHGKSVLVALQVADALAKEGIRIDVVDLRSIRPMDIEAITTSVRKTNRAVVLEEGWEVCGVGAQVVDYIQRHCFDDLDSPVLRVHQEDVPMPYAKNLERAAKPDVAKTVAAIKQVMYLPTA
- a CDS encoding lipoyl synthase; translated protein: MSDTLYQIMGRHRAEPLPERKPSWLKVKAPGGENYARLKGLMKELDLHTVCEEAHCPNVGECWQHGTATFMILGDVCTRNCGYCAVSHGRPPKYDLDEPNRVGAAIAQMKLQHAVITSVDRDDLPDFGAYIFAETIRQIHQRLPGCSVEVLVPDFQGDEDAIRTVLEAGPEIYNHNTETVPRLYKRARPGGRYERVMQIFRFAKQVAPQIPTKSGIIVGLGETKEELVAVMRDLRAVDVDILTLGQYLRPSDGHLPLDRYYTPEEFRELRTIGMGLGFRHVEAGPLVRSSYHAWEQVQAAGV